Part of the Oncorhynchus tshawytscha isolate Ot180627B linkage group LG07, Otsh_v2.0, whole genome shotgun sequence genome, AGTGGTGGCTGACAACAGGAAGCAGGCTAAGAGAGGGGCGGCTCTAGTGAAGATCGCCTATGAGGATCTGCCAGGCCCAGTGTTCACTGTTGAGGAGGCTATTGAGAAACAGTCCTTCTTTCTGCCCCAGAGGATGATCGAGCGAGGCAACGTGGATGAGGCTTTTGATAAGGTTGACCATATTTACGAAGGTACAGTATGTGTTAGCTTCGTATGTGTACTAGGTGTGTCCACCTGGTTCCTATCTTGAGTGTTTGTATCGGTGAAGTCTATGTACTGAGCCGTGTTGTGCTCTTTAATCTCAGGGGAGATCCGGCTTGGTGGTCAGGAGCATTTCTACATGGAAACACAGAGCATGGTTGTTGTGCCTtcgggagaagagagggagctcAAAGTTTATCTCTCCTGTCAACACCCAACCTATGCCCAGGTACAGTCAACTCTACTCCCTCAATCTCCATTCCTGAGGATAGGAAAATATCAAGTAGTCACTGTTGAAGTGTAAGTCATTACTTCCTAATTGGCAAATGAGATGTTTCATGTCTGTCTTTTTTCTGTAGGAATCCATCGCAGAGACTCTTGGGATTCCCTCCAACAGAGTGTCCTGTCATGTGAAGAGAGTTGGCGGAGCGTTTGGAGGGAAAGTGACCAAAACGTCTATCATAGCCTGCATCACTTCTGTGGCTGCATGGAAGTAAGTAAAATACTTAAAAGAATAACTGACTTGATCCAATGATACATGACTTATTTAACCCAAATGCAATGGTGATCTATAAATCCAAAACATCATTTATGTGTTTGTTTGAATCCCGAGCCTGTTCTGATCCGTCTACCCAGGACTGGTCGGGCCGTGCGTTGTgttctggagagaggagaggacatgctGATCACTGGGGCCCGCCACCCTGTCCTGGGCAAACACAAGGTGCTCCCCCTCTTAAGGCTTTGTGATGTGACTGACTCACAAAGGGAGGCATTTGAGGGATCTTTAAGTGGTACTAGATTTAACTGATAGTGTGTTAATGTCTCCAGGTGGGCTTTATGAACGATGGAAGGATAATAGCTGCTGATCTACATTATTACGCCAACTCTGGAAACACGGCAGATGAGTCTTTGTTGGTgagtctctcttcctctgcctttcGCCATTCAATTCTTAACCCCAAGTCCTCCTTGAAAGCTAACACCAGACTCCGTCTCTATGCTTGTCATAGGCAGTGTCTGAGCTCTTTGCCCCCTCCTTTTTCTCCAGGTAATAGAGAAGATTCTCCTTCACCTGGACAATGCGTACAACGTGCCCAACCTTCGCGGTCGCTCGGTGGCGTGTaagaccaacctgccctccaacaCGGCGTTCCGAGGCTTCGGCGTGCCCCAGAGCATGTTGGTCACTGAGAACATGATCAATGACGTGGCCATGAAGTTGGGCTGCAACGCtgaagaggtcagaggtcaagtgTTAGGGGTCCGGGAGGGTAATGGGGACAGGGAGGAAAGCCATAAAAATAGAATCAAGCAAATTACTTTTCTATGATGAAAGAGTGGGAGGTACCAGAGCCTTCTATTGAGGAAAATCAAATTGATATAAACACAAATCTCTGTGGTTAGTCTCGTAACAGACATGCATAAATTAAGTCTGTTTGAAAACTGATGACGTCAGAGATTATTAAGATAGCTGAATATGCTGTAAATGCCTTATAGATTTCATAAAAGTACTGTATACACTTCATAACACGGTTCTCTTAATAGTTTCTCTTTCCTGAGCAGATCCGTGAGATAAACATGTACAAGGAGGTGTCCCTGACACATTACAAGTTTGAGTTTGATCCCAAGAACCTCCTGCGTTGCTGGGATGAATGCAAGGAGAAGTCTGACTACGGCAGCAGACGCAAATCCGTCGCCCAGTTTAACCAGCAGAACCGCTGGAAGAAGAGGGGCATGGCCACGATACCCATTAAGTATGGCATCGCATTCTCAGACGGCTTCCTTAACCAGGTTAGCGTTGCCTTTGCACTGTCAAATTAGTAAATCCAAATTATACATCATGAATCAATAAAATAAAGGTTTGATATtttctctgtgcgtgtgtctgtgagaCAGGCTGCATCTCTGGTACACATCTACAAGGATGGTTCTGTTCTAGTCAGTCATGGTGGAACTGAGATGGGCCAGGGAATACACACTAAAATGCAACAGGTAGGTAGAGTATTTTCTCACTTAGCTTGACTAGTTGGAGTGAAATAATGATTGTAGTACACATTCTGTACTAACTATAACTATTCCATAAATGGGTACTGCTTCTACTTGGCTTGTATGTACTTTTTACATTCAGTCAATTCATCAATACCTCCAGGTGGCAAGTAGAGAGCTGCACATCCCCGCCtctctcatccacatcacagagACCGACACCAGTGCTGTGCCCAACACCTGCCCCTCCGCCGCCTCCTTTGGCACGGATGCCAATGGCATGGCCGTGAAGGTACAGTATTGCCTGGGATCTCCCCagctagcctgatcccagatcagttgGTGCAACCAACACCTGATGTGGATATTTTCCTGTTGGCGTGTTAGTATGGATATTCAACCAATCCATCAGTCATATTCAACCggtctgtttttttgtcttgtcCCTAAGGATGCCTGTGAGATCCTGTACCAAAGACTAGAACCTGTCAGGAAACAGAACCCAGAAGGCACCTGGCAGACCTGGGTATTTCATATTGATGTCCACTTCCCATGACAACATCATTATTTAAGTAGAACAGAGGGATATAAATCAGTTCATGAATAGCAACATGGTTCTAAATGACCTGTTTGTGTGCTGGAAAATAGGTGACCTCCGCATTCATCCAAAGGATCAGTCTGTCAGCTACTGGATACTACAGGTAGAGATTCAACATAGATTTCCATGCAGACCTAACGCAGAGGAGTGTTTTGAAGCCTTTCATATGGTCTTTTATTTCACTATTACAGATACAAAACCATTAACTTTTAGGACTGTAGGGCCTATGTGTAAAATATTGCTACTCTTAGCTAATGTGGAAAGATACATGTATAATTGTTTTTAATTACAGTAGAtagcgttgtgtgtgtgtataaatgatGTATAACAAACTGCTGACGTTTGTATAGGGGTCATGACCTCTACATGGACTGGGAGAAGCAGGAGGGCCAACCGTATGCCTACTTCACCTACGGTGCCTGCTGCAGTGAGGTGGAGGTCGACTGTCTCACTGGAGACTACAGGGTGACCTCACTTACACAACCAATATCTCTTACATGCTTTTGCTGTTACACACTTTACCTTAGGTACTAGTCAGATGGTCAAATGAAGACATTCACTATTTCATACTATTAAAAATGCACAATTTGACATTTGTTTTCTGCCCATGTCTAGACGGTGAGGACAGACATTGTTATGGATATTGGAAGGAGCATCAACCCCTCAGTAGACATTGGCCAGATTGAGGGCGCTTTCATCCAGGGTTTGGGTCTGTACACACTGGAAGAGCTGAAGTTCTCTCCCTCGGGAGTGTTGTACACACGTGGCCCGTCCCAGTACAAGATCCCTGCTGTCTGTGACATACCACTTCAGTTCAACGTCTACCTGCTTTCAGGCTCTGACAACCCACATGCCATCTACTCATCTAAGGTGAGCGAAGGGTGTGCGCGTGACCAGGGAAAAACTATCGTTAAACTAGTTGTAGCCTTTAATCAAGACCTTTGGCGTCTACAGTAGTCCGTAAAGAATGTTCTTTCGAGTTAATTTGACGATAAAGTAAATATTCTCTACAGGGAATCGGAGAGCCGGTGCTGTTCCTAGGTAGCTCTGTGTTCTTCGCCATTAAAGACGCGGTGGCAGCAGCCCGGGTAGAGGCTGGTATGGTGGGAACCTTTACCCTGAACAGCCCTGCTACCCCAGAGAGGACCTGTCTGGCCTGTAACACCCCCTTTACTCAGAAGGTAAGGCGATGCCACCAGCCAGTCTCAATTCACTCCCTACCCCAACCCATAATGCTTGACCCTAACCCATCAATGTTTGCCAATTTGAATATGGAGTTTTCATACTGCTTCCATCTTACAGATCTGCAAACATAAAGGGAGTTAGGAACAGGAAGGAGTAGGGAGTGAAATGGAACCGGCAAGTCACCAGTTCAATGTACTGTACCTTATTCACGTGGCAGCCATGACTGTTTGAAATCCAACTTAATGCGCGGGAGTAATGTCAGCCATTGTTCTCTTCCAGATTCCAGCCAGCAAACAAGGATCATTCCAACCGTGGGCTTTGAGTATTCCCTGAATTAAAATAATATTCTGACTTGTCAGAGGTATTGATCACTGCCATAAGGAATACTACCTAATCATAGAATGTTACTAACATAGAAATTCTTTATTTAGCTGAATAAGGATCAATAACACTGTATGATTGTAATACTTTAAATATCAAGTTACAGAATAAGACTATGCTTTTGCTGCCAACCTATACTTTGCTTCAAAACTTCTTGCGACTCTCAAATCCGGATCCGGGAAcgtaatcatcgcctcaaactaattagcataacgcagcggacataaatatccctagaaaatcttcctattcatgaaaatcacaaatgaaatatattgagacacagcttagccttttgttaatcacattgtcatctcagattttcaaaatatgctttacagccaacgctagacaagcatttgtaagtttatcatagcctagcatagcattatgccctgctagcagcaggcaacattttcacgaaaataagaaaagcaatcaaattaaatcatttacctttgaagaactttggatgttttcactcaggagactcccagttagatagcaaatgttccttttttcccaaaagattatttttgtaggcgaaatagctccgtttgttcttcacgtttggctgagaaatcgaccggaaaatgcggtcactacaacgccaaacctttttccaaactagctccataatatcgactgaaacatggcaaacgttgtttagaatcaatcctcaaggtgtttttcacatatctattcgataatatatccaccgggacaattggtttctcataagaagcgattgggaAAAATGGCTACTTCTGTACTTTActcaagattttctgcgggagccatcatgtgaccacttgctcaatgtggtcccttacagctattcttcaacataaatgcgtaaaaatacgtcataatgctgtagacaccttggggaatatgtagaaagcgtaagctcattcgtagcccattcacagccatataaggagtcattggcatgcagcgctttcaaaaaatggggcacttcctgattggatttttatctggtttcacctgtaacatcagttctgttgcactcacagacaatatatttgcagttttggaaacgtcagtgttttctatccaaagctgtcaatta contains:
- the aox6 gene encoding aldehyde oxidase 1 isoform X2, which produces MVMSMYTLLRNKPQPNMEDITVALGGNLCRCTGYRPIVDGCKTFSPESNCCQANGNGAGCCVNGDSPPERSENEPPPQLFDQEDLLPLDPTQDLIFPPELILMAEMEPQVSQLFRGERMVWVSPVSLEELIQLKTSHPQAPLVMGNTNIGPDIKFKGAWHPIIISPTRVQELFEVTKTLQGVCFGAGCSLSVVKALLEGLVQEIPEEKTEIYRSLLQQLGNLGGQQIRNVASIGGNIVSAYPNSDLNPVFAAGNCTLNVVSKRGRREILLNKDFFVGFGKTSLKPDEIVLSVFIPVSRQGEFMRAFRQAPRKENALATVTTGMRVMFIEGSSVVKELSIYYGGVGPCTVSATKTCAAVIGRKWDEQTLSEAYTQLLDEISLSPSHPGGQVEFRRSLTLSLLFKFNLQMLHKLWEMNVIQEDLSEGVSSAIRPLPKQLQPSLQEFQAVVKGQSGDDPVGRPIMHRSAISQATGEAVYCDDIPKMDGELHLVLVTSTRPHAKILDIDISEALRVPGVVDVITSKDIPGKKFRTFTGIDEGILAQNEVSCVGHMVCAVVADNRKQAKRGAALVKIAYEDLPGPVFTVEEAIEKQSFFLPQRMIERGNVDEAFDKVDHIYEGEIRLGGQEHFYMETQSMVVVPSGEERELKVYLSCQHPTYAQESIAETLGIPSNRVSCHVKRVGGAFGGKVTKTSIIACITSVAAWKTGRAVRCVLERGEDMLITGARHPVLGKHKVGFMNDGRIIAADLHYYANSGNTADESLLVIEKILLHLDNAYNVPNLRGRSVACKTNLPSNTAFRGFGVPQSMLVTENMINDVAMKLGCNAEEIREINMYKEVSLTHYKFEFDPKNLLRCWDECKEKSDYGSRRKSVAQFNQQNRWKKRGMATIPIKYGIAFSDGFLNQAASLVHIYKDGSVLVSHGGTEMGQGIHTKMQQVASRELHIPASLIHITETDTSAVPNTCPSAASFGTDANGMAVKDACEILYQRLEPVRKQNPEGTWQTWVTSAFIQRISLSATGYYRGHDLYMDWEKQEGQPYAYFTYGACCSEVEVDCLTGDYRTVRTDIVMDIGRSINPSVDIGQIEGAFIQGLGLYTLEELKFSPSGVLYTRGPSQYKIPAVCDIPLQFNVYLLSGSDNPHAIYSSKGIGEPVLFLGSSVFFAIKDAVAAARVEAGMVGTFTLNSPATPERTCLACNTPFTQKIPASKQGSFQPWALSIP